The following are from one region of the Salminus brasiliensis chromosome 14, fSalBra1.hap2, whole genome shotgun sequence genome:
- the LOC140577422 gene encoding uncharacterized protein: MAAALSAGSHRSDGGGSGAHRPGAPFDSKRGVSSSSPPSALPLLPPPPPSEARPLGASLGLPLAGGSSYSQDVEQDPEPSPSEEEMQEDEDSPGNSAGLECGQAPIEEDQMVEERRGVCVAEVRAGGLACSLCKQLFSSLLQLRQHEYGHTLSLMALSLDCLEPQRPLMAPSSTLEPPPPPPRYHCSRCPASFTLKSNADRHEKTIHFKRKLMRCPYCLKHFRDRTDLNRHLSSVHSSERVYTCPACTRAFSTQKNLATHTKVCCQAGAAPIEPLWNSHALREEVHSDLRLDHSAE, translated from the exons ATGGCGGCTGCTCTGAGTGCAG GGTCTCACCGCTCCGATGGCGGCGGCAGTGGCGCCCACCGCCCCGGGGCCCCATTTGATAGCAAACGTGGGGTCTCCTCGTCCTCTCCTCCGTCCGCTCTCCCTCTTCTACCTCCTCCGCCGCCCTCCGAGGCGCGGCCCCTGGGGGCCTCCCTCGGCCTGCCGCTGGCCGGGGGCTCCTCGTACAGTCAGGATGTGGAGCAGGATCCAGAGCCCTCGCCCTCCGAG GAGGAGATGCAAGAGGACGAAGACAGTCCGGGTAACAGTGCAG GCCTGGAGTGTGGCCAGGCTCCTATAGAGGAGGATCAGATGGTGGAGGAGCggcgtggtgtgtgtgtggcggaGGTGCGGGCCGGAGGGCTGGCCTGCTCCCTGTGCAAGCAACTGTTTAGCAGCCTGCTCCAGCTGAGGCAGCACGAGTACGGCCACACGCTCTCGCTCATGGCCCTGTCTCTGGACTGCCTGGAGCCGCAGCGCCCCCTAATGGCTCCTTCGTCCACCTTGGAGCCCCCTCCGCCACCGCCGCGCTACCACTGCTCACGCTGTCCAGCCAGCTTCACGCTGAAGTCCAACGCCGACCGGCACGAGAAGACCATCCACTTCAAGCGCAAACTGATGCGCTGCCCGTACTGCCTCAAGCACTTCCGTGACCGCACTGACCTCAACCGCCACCTGTCGTCCGTGCACTCCAGCGAGCGCGTATATACCTGCCCGGCCTGCACCCGCGCCTTCAGCACTCAAAAGAACCTGGCCACCCACACCAAGGTCTGCTGCCAGGCAGGGGCCGCCCCCATAGAGCCACTCTGGAATTCGCACGCCCTCAGGGAAGAAGTCCATTCTGACCTCAGGCTAGACCATAGTGCGGAATGA